A single window of Caldimicrobium thiodismutans DNA harbors:
- a CDS encoding glycosyltransferase family 4 protein — MPLINFRLLPKKESNEADFIYTWGYIPILTKKNFIIEFDNPYVVTFYNKKAFGIYKSLFKKFFNKAYKLTFMSQTSMEHFLYEIGEQYRHKCFIVYPFVERNYLKKKKDINKKTINFTFAGFDFRLNGGPELLKAFSSIKNKNLKLFIFSQVPKEIRKEVNDDRIIINTPINRQDLINHLLTTTDILILPTFYESFPIVILEALSSGCGIIITNVYATHEMVESNKNGILLSHPFLKPDNYNGFEFVNNTVYRINEFTKNFLENKFYDSFSLEIAKAIEIGAEEYKNWQQGSIELYENKFSKEIWLENFKKIFS, encoded by the coding sequence TTGCCATTAATTAATTTTCGCTTACTACCTAAAAAAGAAAGTAATGAAGCAGATTTTATTTATACTTGGGGGTATATACCAATTTTGACTAAAAAAAATTTTATAATAGAGTTTGACAACCCTTATGTTGTGACCTTTTATAATAAGAAAGCATTTGGAATTTATAAAAGTCTGTTTAAAAAATTTTTTAATAAAGCTTATAAATTAACATTTATGTCGCAAACATCAATGGAACATTTTTTGTATGAAATAGGAGAGCAATACAGACATAAATGTTTTATTGTTTATCCATTTGTAGAAAGAAACTATCTAAAAAAGAAAAAAGATATAAATAAAAAGACAATTAATTTTACTTTTGCCGGATTTGATTTCCGATTAAATGGTGGTCCAGAATTATTAAAAGCTTTTAGCTCTATTAAAAATAAAAATTTAAAATTATTTATTTTTTCGCAAGTGCCAAAGGAGATTAGAAAAGAAGTAAATGACGATAGAATAATAATAAATACACCGATTAACCGCCAAGACCTTATTAATCATTTATTGACTACAACCGACATTTTAATTTTACCAACATTTTATGAATCTTTTCCGATCGTAATTTTAGAAGCATTGTCCTCGGGGTGCGGAATAATTATTACTAATGTCTATGCCACACATGAAATGGTTGAAAGTAATAAAAATGGAATTTTGCTAAGTCATCCCTTTTTAAAACCTGATAATTATAATGGCTTTGAATTTGTTAATAATACAGTATACAGAATTAATGAATTTACTAAAAATTTTTTAGAGAATAAATTTTATGATTCTTTTAGCTTAGAAATAGCTAAAGCCATAGAAATAGGTGCGGAGGAATACAAAAATTGGCAACAAGGAAGTATTGAATTATATGAAAATAAATTTAGTAAAGAAATTTGGTTAGAAAATTTTAAAAAGATATTTTCATAA
- a CDS encoding class I SAM-dependent methyltransferase translates to MKKDNLYENFSKLQPSVEAYYCLDKFLIPKLEAGSKILEIGVGNGEISNWLIEKYEVYCLYISEECLDKLNNKIKAKFKLDLEKEKIPVEDNFFDAVICFAVLEHLKNFNEALIEIKRVLKNEGLLFASTPNISWLPFRLKFLFGMCPEDFHTADHVNFWNLKRFKKIFMDNGFKVVPQFTSLGLLNIFFPLIKKYRTRYLEIYDKYIFIATNFKSALLGYNQIIIAKK, encoded by the coding sequence ATGAAAAAAGACAACTTATATGAAAATTTTTCTAAACTTCAACCTTCGGTGGAAGCTTATTATTGTCTCGATAAATTTTTGATACCAAAATTAGAAGCTGGTTCAAAAATTTTAGAGATAGGGGTTGGTAATGGTGAAATATCTAATTGGTTGATAGAAAAATATGAGGTATATTGTCTATATATTTCAGAAGAATGTTTAGATAAATTAAATAACAAAATTAAAGCTAAATTTAAATTAGACCTAGAAAAAGAGAAAATACCGGTTGAAGATAATTTTTTTGATGCGGTAATATGTTTTGCGGTTTTAGAGCATTTAAAAAACTTTAACGAAGCACTTATTGAAATAAAAAGGGTTTTAAAAAATGAAGGACTGCTTTTTGCCTCCACTCCTAATATAAGTTGGTTACCATTTAGATTAAAATTTTTATTTGGTATGTGCCCTGAAGATTTTCATACAGCGGACCATGTGAATTTTTGGAACTTAAAAAGATTTAAAAAAATATTTATGGATAATGGTTTTAAAGTGGTTCCTCAATTTACCTCTCTTGGTTTATTAAATATATTTTTCCCTTTAATTAAAAAATATAGAACTCGTTATTTAGAAATATATGATAAATATATATTTATAGCTACTAACTTTAAAAGCGCTTTATTAGGTTATAATCAAATAATTATTGCTAAAAAATGA
- a CDS encoding IS256 family transposase, which yields MKDPLYENLKIIIQHPEKKKILENLLFKEIKNMIKNLLETLILEERRIFCEEMDDVGNGYFLRSLKTPFGEIKNLRVARTRKKNFKTAIFEPYSREFLYLDELIYYMYAGGCSTRDVANTLEKIYGVKYSPTSISRITSVVTKKIEEFKNAPITKWYPVLYVDGTYLKVRRGGVTENEVVYFVAGLSEDGHKEILGYWIPGGSGESALNWKEIFKELYKRGLKEPLLVVGDNLPGLEEAVKLIYPLADFQSCVLHKIRNTLNRVRKRERAAVAEDLKEIYERHDEREWKLGFERFKRKWERIYPDIIRSWERDLDKLMVYLKYPYPLRRFIYTTNALERFIKEVKRRVKVIEVFPSEGSVDKIVYLVVEEMNEKYRSRRLKNFERIIEELRGERRARYGSGEIKIITNEKEFYTQKS from the coding sequence ATGAAGGATCCGCTCTATGAGAACCTTAAAATTATTATACAACATCCTGAGAAAAAGAAAATACTTGAAAACCTCTTATTTAAGGAAATTAAAAATATGATTAAAAACCTTCTTGAAACTTTGATTTTGGAAGAAAGAAGAATTTTTTGTGAAGAAATGGATGATGTGGGGAATGGATATTTCTTACGGAGTTTAAAAACACCTTTTGGAGAGATAAAAAATCTTAGGGTGGCAAGAACAAGGAAGAAAAATTTTAAGACCGCTATTTTTGAGCCTTATTCAAGAGAATTCTTATATTTAGATGAGCTGATTTATTACATGTATGCTGGTGGGTGTTCTACGAGAGATGTTGCTAACACCTTAGAAAAAATTTACGGGGTTAAATATTCTCCCACTTCTATATCTCGTATTACATCAGTTGTGACTAAAAAGATAGAGGAATTTAAAAATGCTCCTATAACAAAGTGGTATCCTGTATTATATGTTGATGGGACTTATTTAAAAGTCAGGCGTGGAGGTGTGACAGAGAATGAAGTAGTTTATTTTGTTGCTGGATTAAGTGAGGATGGACATAAGGAGATTTTAGGATATTGGATACCTGGAGGAAGTGGAGAGAGTGCACTTAATTGGAAAGAGATATTTAAAGAACTTTATAAAAGAGGACTAAAAGAACCCCTTTTAGTGGTAGGAGATAACCTTCCTGGGCTTGAAGAAGCTGTAAAACTTATCTATCCTCTTGCAGATTTTCAGAGCTGTGTGTTGCATAAGATCCGAAATACTTTGAATAGAGTAAGGAAACGAGAGAGAGCTGCAGTTGCAGAAGATTTGAAGGAGATATATGAAAGGCACGATGAGAGAGAGTGGAAGCTTGGATTTGAGAGATTTAAGAGGAAATGGGAAAGAATTTATCCTGATATAATAAGGTCATGGGAGAGGGATTTGGACAAACTTATGGTTTATTTGAAGTATCCTTATCCTTTGAGGAGATTTATATATACCACGAATGCCCTTGAGAGATTTATTAAGGAAGTGAAGAGGAGAGTAAAGGTTATAGAAGTATTTCCGAGTGAGGGTTCAGTTGATAAGATTGTTTATTTAGTAGTTGAGGAGATGAATGAGAAGTATAGGAGTAGGAGACTAAAAAATTTTGAGAGGATAATAGAGGAGCTAAGGGGGGAAAGGAGGGCAAGATATGGGAGTGGAGAGATTAAAATTATTACAAATGAAAAAGAATTTTATACACAAAAAAGTTGA
- a CDS encoding carbamoyltransferase C-terminal domain-containing protein, with the protein MGVERLKLLQMKKNFIHKKVDTMKILGIQLGHNSTVAILQDGKITHAVSQEKFDNKKISSNFPKEAIEWFFNESGITPEEINYIAICGKFIFPNQLYIDNNTTSVSSFNKKNYKDYVKYLMATTFPNLYWKYLFLKNNLINKKTKQSLLEQLSKVLNLKIESIENRIIFVRHHTCHAYSAYYSCLDRKKPALILTLDGSGDYSCSTVSIYNEKNKKIERIASTPWLYSPGYVYSEITRFLGMKPLEHEYKVMGLSPYSKYEISREICDKIFKPLLWIDKDGLTFKSSIPTNRLMYYFKDKLLGMRFDNIAGGLQLWLEELVIQWIKNAIKITGIKNIYLGGGVFMNVKLNKKIMEMEEIEGCYFMPSCGDESNPFGACFYVYKTKTDNDPEPLKDLYLGPEYSDEEIKLYFDKNKLHQKYNIEYYDDIEKKVATLLSEFKIVARFKGRAEWGARALGNRSILANPSDLKSFYEVNDTIKQRDFWMPFAPSILDEDENKYIINPKKIKAPYMIVAFDSTELAQQHLKAAMHQADKTLRPQIVYRSQNPDYWRLIKYFKEITGIGGVLNTSLNLHGYPLVATLDQLLFTLENSKLKYAAVGNYLISKK; encoded by the coding sequence ATGGGAGTGGAGAGATTAAAATTATTACAAATGAAAAAGAATTTTATACACAAAAAAGTTGACACTATGAAAATTTTAGGCATACAATTAGGTCATAATTCAACTGTAGCTATTTTACAAGACGGGAAGATTACTCATGCAGTCAGCCAAGAGAAATTTGATAATAAAAAAATTTCAAGTAATTTTCCCAAGGAGGCAATTGAATGGTTTTTCAATGAAAGCGGTATAACTCCTGAAGAAATAAACTATATTGCTATTTGTGGTAAGTTTATTTTTCCTAATCAGCTATACATTGATAACAATACTACATCAGTAAGTTCTTTTAATAAAAAAAATTATAAAGATTATGTCAAATATTTGATGGCTACTACTTTTCCTAATTTATACTGGAAATACTTATTCTTAAAAAATAATCTTATCAATAAGAAAACAAAACAAAGCCTATTAGAACAATTATCAAAAGTTTTAAATTTAAAAATTGAATCTATTGAAAATAGAATAATTTTTGTTAGACACCATACATGCCATGCCTATTCTGCATATTATAGTTGTTTAGACCGTAAAAAACCGGCTTTAATTTTAACCCTCGATGGTAGTGGTGATTATTCATGCTCCACTGTAAGTATATATAATGAAAAAAATAAGAAAATAGAAAGAATAGCATCTACCCCATGGCTATACTCTCCTGGTTATGTTTATTCAGAAATTACAAGATTTTTAGGAATGAAACCACTTGAACATGAATACAAAGTTATGGGTTTATCACCTTATTCTAAATATGAAATTTCACGAGAGATTTGCGATAAAATTTTTAAACCCTTGCTTTGGATAGATAAAGACGGTTTAACTTTTAAATCTTCTATACCAACAAATCGTTTAATGTATTACTTTAAAGATAAATTATTAGGAATGCGATTTGATAATATTGCTGGAGGATTACAATTATGGTTAGAAGAATTAGTTATTCAATGGATTAAAAATGCTATTAAAATTACAGGAATTAAAAATATATATTTAGGTGGTGGAGTTTTTATGAACGTAAAACTAAATAAAAAAATAATGGAGATGGAAGAGATTGAAGGTTGTTATTTTATGCCATCTTGTGGAGATGAAAGTAATCCCTTTGGCGCTTGTTTTTATGTTTATAAAACAAAAACAGATAACGACCCTGAACCATTAAAAGATTTATATTTAGGTCCTGAATATTCAGATGAAGAAATTAAACTCTATTTTGATAAAAACAAACTACACCAAAAATATAATATTGAATACTATGATGATATAGAAAAAAAAGTAGCAACATTATTGTCAGAATTCAAAATAGTAGCAAGATTTAAAGGAAGAGCTGAATGGGGAGCAAGAGCACTTGGTAATAGATCAATACTGGCAAATCCTAGTGATCTTAAAAGCTTTTATGAAGTCAATGATACTATTAAACAAAGAGATTTTTGGATGCCATTTGCCCCCTCAATTTTAGATGAAGACGAAAATAAATATATTATAAATCCTAAAAAAATAAAAGCACCTTATATGATTGTTGCCTTTGACTCAACAGAATTGGCACAACAACATCTAAAAGCTGCGATGCACCAAGCTGATAAAACATTAAGACCTCAAATAGTATATAGATCGCAAAATCCAGACTACTGGCGGCTTATAAAATATTTTAAAGAAATTACGGGAATTGGCGGGGTCTTAAATACGTCGTTAAATTTACATGGATATCCATTAGTGGCAACTTTAGATCAATTATTATTTACGCTTGAAAATAGTAAATTAAAATACGCAGCCGTTGGTAATTATTTAATATCCAAGAAATAA
- the asnB gene encoding asparagine synthase (glutamine-hydrolyzing), translated as MCGIFLLSSKKPLSDIEISKLKLITTKLRHRGPDAEGFFLSEDRQVFISHYRLAIIDLDERSNQPMIKENLVITFNGEIYNFKKIKQELTKRGSKFFTESDTEVILEAYKHFGKDCLDLFTGMFAFCIYNKNSKEIFCARDRIGEKPLIYYIDDQKLIIASEIPVILRTLREIYNSQPDIDNDILSLYYLGTYRHIPEPYSIWKGIKKLEPAKYLLIKDNKIQENNFYYQPKISKEYLNYPESKICKMVKQSLIEAVELTTVSDVPLAVLLSGGVDSSIISFILKKILNKDIIAFTYGRDENDEEIQRARLVANKLKIPLKIFYFKEGDVLKSLRDIISIYGEPLCLFQFAYSDILYKNIRNEGIKVVITGNGGDEIFMVIPRILKLYYFRI; from the coding sequence ATGTGCGGCATTTTTCTTTTATCTTCTAAAAAACCATTGAGTGATATTGAAATATCAAAGCTTAAATTAATAACCACAAAATTGAGACACCGTGGACCAGACGCAGAAGGCTTCTTTTTGTCTGAAGACAGACAAGTTTTTATATCTCATTATCGATTAGCTATTATTGACCTAGATGAAAGATCAAATCAGCCAATGATTAAAGAAAATCTGGTTATAACTTTTAATGGCGAAATTTATAATTTTAAAAAAATTAAACAGGAACTAACTAAAAGGGGTAGTAAATTTTTTACTGAATCTGATACGGAAGTAATCTTAGAAGCTTATAAACATTTCGGTAAAGATTGCCTTGATTTATTTACGGGGATGTTTGCTTTTTGTATTTATAATAAAAATTCAAAAGAAATATTTTGTGCTAGAGATAGAATAGGCGAAAAACCGCTTATTTACTACATTGATGACCAAAAATTGATAATTGCTTCAGAAATACCGGTTATTTTAAGAACTCTTAGAGAAATTTATAATAGTCAGCCAGATATTGATAATGATATTTTAAGTTTATATTATTTAGGAACATATCGACATATACCTGAGCCTTATTCTATTTGGAAAGGGATTAAAAAATTAGAGCCCGCTAAATATCTATTAATTAAAGACAATAAAATTCAAGAAAATAATTTTTATTATCAGCCGAAAATTAGCAAAGAATATTTAAATTATCCAGAATCTAAAATCTGTAAAATGGTTAAACAAAGTTTAATAGAAGCAGTCGAATTAACGACAGTATCAGATGTTCCTTTAGCAGTTTTATTATCTGGCGGTGTTGATTCTTCTATTATTAGTTTTATTTTAAAAAAAATTCTAAACAAAGATATAATAGCTTTTACTTATGGTCGAGATGAAAACGACGAAGAAATTCAAAGAGCAAGGTTGGTCGCCAACAAATTGAAAATTCCATTAAAAATATTTTATTTTAAAGAAGGTGATGTTTTGAAAAGTTTAAGAGATATAATATCAATTTATGGCGAACCTCTATGCCTATTTCAATTTGCTTATTCAGATATACTTTATAAAAACATCAGAAATGAAGGCATAAAGGTCGTTATAACAGGTAATGGCGGAGATGAAATTTTTATGGTTATACCTCGCATCCTAAAACTTTATTATTTTCGTATATGA
- a CDS encoding asparagine synthase-related protein, which translates to MMKILNFLNLLDNRKLKILKYKFMSFKNKYPYDKKLVNSIFDEFEPLLSNFNKRLLIDFSNFWALISENAHSITMVADIAGMKNSVEVRSPFLNHNLVELAFSIHPKFKIKKLFDKTGKYNKWILKKAFEDSEINDILFLKKVGFGFYIKYDKNFATEKNFRLWSLKTFSDIFEIDLNKKFANNILK; encoded by the coding sequence ATGATGAAAATTCTTAATTTTCTAAATTTATTAGATAATAGAAAATTAAAAATTTTGAAATATAAATTTATGAGTTTTAAAAATAAATACCCATATGATAAGAAATTAGTCAATTCTATTTTTGACGAATTTGAACCTCTTTTATCAAATTTCAATAAAAGATTATTAATTGACTTTTCGAATTTTTGGGCTTTAATTAGCGAAAATGCTCATAGCATCACAATGGTCGCAGATATTGCAGGAATGAAAAACTCTGTAGAAGTAAGATCTCCGTTCTTAAATCATAACTTAGTTGAGTTAGCTTTCTCTATTCATCCTAAATTTAAAATTAAAAAACTTTTTGATAAGACGGGTAAATATAATAAATGGATTTTAAAAAAAGCTTTTGAAGATTCCGAAATTAATGATATTCTATTTCTTAAAAAAGTAGGCTTTGGATTTTATATCAAGTATGATAAAAACTTTGCTACAGAAAAAAATTTTCGTTTATGGAGCCTTAAAACATTTTCTGATATATTTGAAATTGATCTAAATAAGAAATTTGCTAATAATATCCTAAAATGA
- a CDS encoding class I SAM-dependent methyltransferase has product MILRCPVCGKEASNGAFKKTYVSDWNKKEYKLYHCEGCDLEWWEPLKIEKEFYEEEGDEAYTIFHLGIGESLGEDYKAFFKHIPLKSGRLLDVGCGDGRFLKRAQEMGFEVWGIDFDRKSVEVCREKRGLKNVYAMSLEEFVNFAEKEGLKFDVITFFAVLEHQDKPKEFLENVKRLLKPGGFIAGDVPNRERLILWERENSDFPPHHFLWFNKKALYQALELTGFSSIKVIRVKHELKTIPAYLEGVLLGGIGLRLKKTLKKSVVKDEKLASLGVEDLKKVNPDKKLYFLSLLRKARDVFFFLPAVAYWFFVPQDKGLFYTFKRGFKNEFS; this is encoded by the coding sequence ATGATTTTAAGATGTCCAGTATGTGGAAAGGAAGCTTCTAACGGGGCTTTTAAAAAAACTTATGTTTCAGATTGGAACAAAAAGGAGTATAAGCTTTATCATTGTGAAGGGTGTGACCTTGAGTGGTGGGAGCCTTTAAAGATTGAAAAAGAGTTTTATGAGGAGGAAGGGGATGAGGCTTATACAATATTTCACTTAGGAATAGGGGAGAGTTTGGGAGAAGATTATAAAGCTTTTTTCAAACACATTCCTTTAAAATCTGGGAGGCTACTTGATGTAGGCTGTGGAGATGGAAGGTTTTTGAAGAGAGCGCAAGAAATGGGCTTTGAAGTCTGGGGGATAGACTTTGATAGGAAAAGTGTTGAAGTTTGTAGAGAAAAAAGAGGACTTAAAAATGTCTATGCTATGAGTTTAGAGGAATTTGTAAATTTTGCCGAAAAGGAAGGGCTAAAATTTGATGTAATAACCTTTTTCGCGGTGCTTGAGCATCAGGACAAGCCAAAGGAGTTTTTGGAAAATGTAAAAAGGCTTTTAAAACCCGGTGGGTTCATTGCAGGAGACGTGCCAAATAGAGAAAGGTTAATACTATGGGAAAGAGAAAACTCAGACTTTCCTCCTCATCACTTTTTGTGGTTTAATAAAAAGGCACTTTATCAGGCTTTGGAACTTACAGGATTTTCATCAATAAAGGTTATAAGAGTAAAACATGAATTGAAGACTATACCTGCATATCTTGAGGGTGTATTATTAGGTGGTATAGGGCTTAGGCTTAAAAAGACTCTTAAAAAGTCCGTAGTAAAGGATGAAAAACTTGCAAGTTTAGGAGTTGAAGATTTAAAAAAGGTAAATCCAGATAAAAAACTTTACTTTTTATCTTTACTTCGCAAGGCAAGGGATGTTTTCTTTTTCTTGCCTGCGGTGGCTTATTGGTTTTTTGTGCCTCAAGACAAGGGTCTTTTTTATACTTTCAAGCGAGGTTTCAAAAATGAATTCTCATAA
- a CDS encoding HEPN domain-containing protein, translating into MAFNWQEYLELAKELAGLQRSEYSRECAYRSAVSRAYYSAFCWCRNYAEKHSGFKPTGEAKDHKYLREYLRKLGKDWGKIASKLDKLRRWRNKCDYDNDLNNIDLEGMVYQSIEISQEIIEKCKL; encoded by the coding sequence ATGGCTTTTAATTGGCAAGAGTATTTAGAATTAGCAAAAGAACTTGCTGGATTACAAAGATCCGAATATTCAAGAGAATGCGCTTACAGGTCAGCAGTTAGTAGAGCTTACTATTCAGCTTTTTGCTGGTGTCGCAATTATGCTGAAAAACACTCTGGTTTTAAACCAACCGGAGAAGCGAAAGACCATAAGTATTTAAGAGAATATTTACGAAAATTAGGCAAAGATTGGGGAAAAATCGCTTCTAAATTAGATAAGTTAAGAAGATGGAGAAATAAATGCGATTATGATAACGATTTAAATAACATTGACCTTGAAGGTATGGTATATCAAAGTATAGAAATTTCTCAGGAGATTATTGAGAAATGTAAATTATAA
- a CDS encoding DUF2281 domain-containing protein: protein MEKIVKNLSLFKASMFIRENLYQKVDYLEIKDRLFGELTVDELYKEITGLRKKGGLKMESLIEMIKKLPPEYEQEVYDFVQFLLEKKYPKPKKELKLSWRGALQNLKDKYTSVELQHKNLELLSD, encoded by the coding sequence ATGGAAAAGATAGTTAAAAATTTGAGCCTTTTTAAAGCAAGTATGTTCATTCGCGAAAACCTGTATCAAAAGGTAGATTATTTAGAAATTAAGGATAGGCTATTTGGGGAGCTTACTGTGGATGAGCTTTATAAAGAGATAACTGGGTTAAGAAAAAAAGGAGGTCTAAAAATGGAATCTTTAATAGAAATGATTAAGAAGCTACCACCAGAGTATGAGCAGGAGGTGTATGATTTTGTCCAATTCTTGTTAGAAAAAAAATATCCTAAACCTAAAAAAGAATTGAAACTCTCATGGCGTGGTGCACTTCAAAATTTAAAAGATAAATATACTTCAGTAGAGCTTCAACATAAAAACTTAGAATTGTTGAGTGACTAA
- a CDS encoding MraY family glycosyltransferase — protein MVYIILVFLVSFLLCMIIIRLGVFSDAPLGVQKFHKKPTPRAGGLGVFLGLLGAGVGFWVAKKDFAWEYFLFLVTCLPVFFAGILEDATKRVSPKLRLVAGFLSGLLAVLLLNAGVKRVNLPFFDQLLSYWVFSLIFSAFAFSGVSHAFNIIDGFNGLLGGVAIIVFGSYAYVSFLHGDLFLTYLSLSFVFAVLGFMLWNYPFGLVFLGDGGAYLLGFGASVLGALLTSRHPDVSPWFALLLVLYPVWETLFSVYRKKFLRGTSPMEPDGLHFHMLVYKRIVRFFIGERAEALKRNSYTSPFLWFMEVLCAVPAVLFWNNTSLLMLFSFAFVVFYTWLYLRIVRFKVPGVFKAPQRGQKL, from the coding sequence GTGGTATATATAATTCTTGTCTTTCTTGTAAGCTTTCTCTTATGTATGATAATAATAAGGCTTGGAGTTTTCAGTGATGCGCCCTTGGGGGTGCAAAAGTTTCACAAAAAGCCTACTCCGAGGGCTGGGGGGCTTGGGGTGTTTTTGGGGCTTTTGGGTGCAGGGGTTGGCTTTTGGGTTGCAAAGAAGGACTTTGCGTGGGAATACTTCCTTTTTCTTGTTACTTGCCTTCCTGTGTTTTTTGCGGGTATTTTGGAGGATGCAACAAAAAGGGTATCTCCTAAGTTGAGGTTGGTTGCTGGGTTTTTGTCGGGGCTTTTGGCTGTGCTTTTACTAAACGCTGGTGTGAAAAGGGTGAACCTTCCTTTCTTTGACCAGCTTCTTTCCTATTGGGTCTTTTCTTTGATTTTTTCTGCCTTTGCCTTTTCGGGGGTTTCTCATGCTTTTAACATCATAGATGGCTTTAATGGGCTTTTGGGTGGTGTTGCCATAATTGTTTTTGGCTCTTATGCTTATGTATCCTTTCTTCATGGGGACCTCTTTTTGACATACCTTAGTTTGAGCTTTGTCTTTGCTGTGCTTGGCTTTATGCTTTGGAACTATCCCTTTGGTCTTGTCTTTTTGGGAGATGGTGGTGCATACCTTTTGGGCTTTGGAGCAAGTGTTTTGGGTGCTTTGCTAACCTCAAGGCATCCTGATGTTTCTCCTTGGTTTGCCCTGCTTTTGGTGCTTTACCCTGTCTGGGAGACTTTGTTTTCTGTATACAGAAAAAAGTTTTTAAGAGGGACCTCACCAATGGAGCCAGACGGACTTCACTTTCATATGCTTGTCTATAAGCGCATTGTTAGGTTTTTTATTGGAGAAAGGGCTGAGGCATTAAAGAGAAACTCTTACACCTCTCCCTTTTTGTGGTTTATGGAGGTGCTGTGTGCGGTTCCTGCGGTTTTGTTTTGGAATAACACAAGCCTTCTTATGCTCTTTAGCTTTGCCTTTGTGGTTTTTTACACCTGGCTATACCTCAGAATAGTTAGATTCAAGGTGCCAGGTGTGTTTAAAGCTCCCCAGCGAGGGCAAAAACTCTGA
- a CDS encoding lipid II flippase MurJ: MKISRILNLLKEMLRSFFSTSSESVKEAVIKSSFINLLARGFGYLKNVSIAILLGFSYETDAFFMAVSLIGLFLIFADVFDSIGVPNLVRARLKSEEEFKRLSGLLLSFTLILTLIAGFLALIFYPLVLKIPRGFSEEALSLTKKAYFLLLPYLLLNFIFHHFGAVLRSTRHFTAYFVGEALFSFSTFLFISLGLFIYRSSLVLPISLSLAQLISTIYMLYVGRTYIHFNFFVDATFKRILQHFFYLSALYGAFHLFILVDRAFASLLQEKSVSALTYGLTVAGIPKGILKLEHMAITSLSEVGGSLEKLNFYLKKIFLITLPLTLILFFFADLLVSLFFGYGAFSKVDIVLTAEATRYYALSLPLMFIWPILYRVFQIREWLKAIFFIALLGVMINGALNYLLVIYFKLGLKGICLGTFGAYIFLCISGYTLLSRKRSKL; this comes from the coding sequence ATGAAAATTTCAAGAATTTTAAATCTTTTAAAAGAGATGTTAAGAAGTTTTTTTTCTACTTCCTCAGAGTCTGTAAAGGAAGCGGTTATTAAATCTTCTTTTATTAATCTTTTGGCAAGAGGTTTTGGATATCTTAAAAATGTTTCTATTGCTATTTTACTTGGTTTTAGTTATGAAACTGATGCCTTTTTTATGGCGGTATCCCTTATCGGGCTTTTTTTAATTTTTGCCGATGTTTTTGATTCCATAGGAGTTCCCAATCTTGTAAGGGCTCGCCTTAAAAGTGAAGAAGAGTTTAAAAGACTTTCAGGGCTTCTTTTAAGCTTCACCTTGATTTTAACCCTGATAGCGGGTTTTTTAGCTCTCATTTTTTATCCTCTTGTGTTAAAGATTCCAAGAGGCTTTAGCGAGGAAGCCCTCTCTTTAACCAAAAAAGCTTATTTTCTTCTTTTGCCCTATCTCCTTCTAAATTTTATTTTTCATCACTTTGGTGCAGTTTTGAGGAGCACAAGGCACTTTACAGCCTATTTTGTAGGAGAAGCCCTTTTTTCTTTTTCAACCTTTCTTTTTATTTCCCTTGGCCTCTTTATCTATCGCTCTTCTCTGGTGTTGCCTATCTCCCTTTCTCTTGCCCAGTTAATTTCCACCATTTACATGCTTTATGTAGGAAGGACCTATATCCATTTTAACTTTTTTGTGGATGCCACTTTTAAAAGAATTTTACAGCACTTTTTTTATCTATCTGCTCTATACGGAGCATTTCACCTGTTTATTCTTGTAGACAGGGCCTTTGCTTCCCTTCTTCAAGAAAAATCAGTTTCAGCTTTAACCTATGGCTTAACTGTGGCAGGAATTCCAAAGGGAATTTTAAAACTTGAACACATGGCTATAACCTCCCTATCTGAAGTTGGGGGTTCTCTTGAAAAGTTAAATTTTTACTTAAAAAAGATTTTTCTTATTACTTTGCCTCTTACTTTAATTTTATTTTTCTTTGCGGATTTATTAGTTTCTCTTTTTTTTGGATATGGTGCTTTTTCAAAAGTAGATATAGTTCTTACAGCTGAGGCAACTCGTTATTATGCCTTAAGTCTTCCCTTAATGTTTATCTGGCCTATTTTATACAGGGTGTTTCAAATAAGGGAGTGGCTAAAGGCAATCTTTTTTATAGCCCTTCTGGGAGTAATGATAAATGGGGCTTTGAATTATCTTTTAGTGATTTATTTTAAGCTTGGATTAAAAGGTATCTGCCTTGGCACTTTTGGAGCCTATATTTTTCTGTGTATATCCGGATATACGTTACTTTCCAGGAAAAGGTCAAAGCTATAA